From a region of the Cololabis saira isolate AMF1-May2022 chromosome 8, fColSai1.1, whole genome shotgun sequence genome:
- the dctn2 gene encoding dynactin subunit 2: protein MADPKYANLPGIAFNEPDVYETGDLPEDDQAQFESEELCSDSVERIVVNPNAAYDKFKDKHVSTKGLDFSDKISKTRRVGYESGEYEILGEGCGLKETPQQKYQRLVNEIQELTQEVDAIQSAAKESNAEERLTPMVLAQQAAQLKQQLVSAHLDSLLGPQAHINLSDPDGALARRLLTQLEVAKGSHSSPAGDSKPTPSTKGPDGVVLYELHSRPEQEKFNESAKMAELEKRLAELEMALGSGSNKQGPLNAGVQGASLMDTIEILQARVSALDSATLDQVEARLQSVLGKMNEIAKNKAAIEDAETQNKVSQLYDVVQKWDAVSTSIPQVVQRLVAVKELHEQAMQFGQLLTHLDTTQQMINNSLKDNNTLLTQVQQTMKENLVAVEENFAALDTRMKKLSK from the exons ATGGCTGACCCTAAATACGCAAATCTACCAGGAATT GCGTTTAACGAGCCGGACGTATATGAGACCGGCGACCTACCAGAAGATGACCAGGCTCAGTTTGAGTCG GAGGAGCTTTGCAGTGACAGTGTGGAGAGGATTGTGGTTAACCCCAACGCAGCCTACGACAAGTTCAAAGACAAGCATGTCAGCACCAAGGGGCTTG actTCTCAGACAAAATCAGTAAAACCCGAAGAGTGGGCTATGAGTCAGGAGAATATGAAATT CTTGGGGAAGGCTGTGGGTTGAAGGAAACGCCCCAGCAGAAGTATCAGCGCCTGGTGAATGAGATCCAGGAACTCACTCAGGAGGTGGATGCCATCCAG TCTGCTGCAAAGGAGAGTAATGCGGAGGAGCGGCTCACCCCGATGGTTCTGGCCCAGCAGGCAGCGCAGCTCAAGCAGCAGCTGGTGTCTGCTCATCTGGACTCATTGCTGGGACCACAAGCACACATCAACCTGTCGGATCCAGACGGAGCCCTGGCCAG GCGTCTGCTCACCCAGCTGGAGGTTGCTAAGGGTAGCCATAGCAGCCCTGCAGGAGACAGTAAGCCGACGCCTTCCACAAAGGGCCCAGATGGAGTTGTTCTCTATGAGTTACACAGCAGACCAGAGCAGGAAAAATTCAATGAATCTGCCAAG ATGGCAGAATTGGAGAAGCGTCTCGCTGAGTTGGAGATGGCTCTTGGCTCCGGCTCAAACAAGCAG GGACCTTTGAATGCTGGTGTACAAGGAGCCAGTTTGATG GACACTATAGAGATCCTGCAGGCGAGAGTCAGCGCACTCGACTCTGCTACTCTGGATCAAGTGGAGGCAAGACTGCAG AGTGTCCTTGGGAAGATGAATGAAATTGCTAAAAACAAGGCAGCGATCGAAGATGCTGAAACGCAAAACAAG GTGTCGCAGCTGTATGATGTGGTGCAGAAGTGGGACGCTGTTTCTACTTCTATACCTCAGGTGGTGCAGAGGCTCGTGGCCGTGAAAGAGCTCCACGAGCAAG cCATGCAGTTCGGCCAACTGCTGACTCACCTGGACACCACTCAGCAGATGATCAACAACTCTCTGAAAGACAACAACACCCTGCTAACACAG GTGCAGCAGACGATGAAGGAAAATCTGGTGGCCGTTGAAGAGAACTTTGCTGCACTAGATACGAGGATGAAGAAGCTTTCCAAATAA
- the ddit3 gene encoding DNA damage-inducible transcript 3 protein — translation MTAEWLHLPPPYPPGVGPLYGAELEAWYEDLQDILGSDTGGAKLARAPTCTEKEPEFLDVLESCSLTWLTDGNQTWGESVQRATEEIHTIQPLHHTSPSSSSSSSSSSCTSPAVAEERQVEAESGRSGDCSTGGGSDLLPPEFFELLSEGGMGMVDPSGAGISGGYYYHHHQHHHTNVPSASPSASEEELPCVPDSPSCSSSASQSPSQNCSPPSSPVSSPSVYPSSRLGKRKRTSSDRANSALSSFSSSSQRSCYSSSKKSRKEREQENERKVQELTEQNERLKAEIERLGEEVQRTRRALIERLVNTRK, via the exons ATGACTGCCGAGTGGCTACACCTGCCCCCGCCGTACCCCCCTGGTGTGGGGCCGTTGTATGGTGCAGAGTTGGAGGCGTGGTATGAGGACCTGCAGGATATTCTGGGCTCAGACACAGGAGGGGCAAAACTGGCACGTGCCCCCACATGCACAGAG AAAGAGCCAGAGTTTCTGGATGTTCTGGAGAGTTGCTCTCTGACATGGCTGACTGACGGAAATCAGACGTGGGGTGAGAGTGTTCAGAGGGCAACCGAGGAGATCCACACCATCCAGCCTCTGCATCACACCTCGCCGTCCTCCTCgtcttcatcttcctcctcctcctgcacgaGTCCAGCGGTTGCAGAGGAGCGGCAGGTGGAGGCTGAGAGCGGGAGAAGTGGAGATTGCTCGACAGGAGGTGGCAGCGACTTGCTGCCGCCAGAGTTCTTCGAATTGCTGAGCGAAGGAGGAATGGGAATGGTGGATCCGAGTGGAGCAGGGATCAGTGGTGGCTATTATTACCATCACCATCAACACCACCATACCAACGTCCCATCTGCATCTCCGTCGGCCAGTGAGGAAGAACTCCCCTGCGTCCCAGATTCTCCATCCTGCTCATCTTCAGCTTCCCAGTCACCGTCTCAGAATTGCTCTCCGCCCTCGTCACCCGTCTCCTCTCCTTCCGTGTACCCATCTTCCCGCCTGGGGAAACGCAAGAGGACCTCCAGCGATCGGGCTAACAGTGCCTTgtcctccttctcttcctccagtCAACGTTCGTGCTACTCATCTTCCAAAAAGAGTCGGAAAGAGAGAGAACAGGAAAATGAGAGGAAGGTGCAAGAGCTGACGGAGCAGAATGAGCGattgaaagcagagattgaAAGGTTGGGAGAGGAGGTACAGAGGACTCGGAGAGCTCTGATTGAGCGGCTAGTCAACACCAGAAAATGA